Proteins co-encoded in one Malus domestica chromosome 09, GDT2T_hap1 genomic window:
- the LOC103442866 gene encoding histone acetyltransferase HAC1-like isoform X1: MKSYKISKMDVQRYNSGQTLGHISNYPELNPFSPGGDGLRRQALKCPVGYLRDWRKGPKVIRFRNFVRKLLNDYLIRTNYGFGELVSDYAAVVENQLFMEATSEEEYVNVETLSLRLQRLLNLYDPNSSQPAGSAETPSNCLGGAIRSDSICNNAFIANNADDVNLTKGLPFNGDKQGDTKRFTTSNELDMPYSLGLRQASSDTVLPLEDASTSFAAYSNANQEIRNYISDISSDCQVQQQHLGHVGCSKFEGRLGSNQNAQSLVCPSTEGNFSVFSSSNLLIPQHFPTDVPEVSNILPGTICSQEISTLEDIVQSCSQMIKSQCNRKQSLHPLMWPQVLPVQSQGAQHYASDDPSAGNIEDMPPSSKRLKMGNINGNNHILVPSIVQHCVPGGLSYQQQQSESPISLNSEDIVQSCSQMIRCQHNKKRCPHLLKRPQVPPEQSHGAQQYASDGPSSGNIKDMPPAVVQNCVPEGLSYLQQQPKSPAFISSENIVQSCSQMIKSKHNRKRPVHPYLQPQFPPEQSHGAQQYASDGSSSGNIEDIPPSSKKLKMENKNENYHLLAPSVVQPCAPEGLSYLQQQSESPVSINSEVTHVEMEPANNSIQDSMRINDVTKSDSDIILKLNSESVPIPSGEIFSCHHMEQIDLTSSSEIIDNVKEVSERMGSKSSHFFSEGLTEETVRTDFTQTDPKPDSDLKEVIKPQNQETNSVFLTELLKEEPIKEHLSNLGLSIDQSILMEERENSEKVCQLCASGKLFFAPAPVFCSCCNARLKRGVNYYCTLDEHSTRYCFCNSCYKGSRRGNISFHGICISKATLGRKKNDEETEEPWVQCDKCKGWQHQICAVLNDNSALEGKVENTCLKCLLKETEYGELKNLPKSYIFSAKDLPTTMLSDHIEQRLFRRLMQEREERAKVQEKEFSEAPGAEDLVVREILSVKKTLKVKQKFLDLFHDENYPAEFPYKSKVILLFQKIEGVDVCLFGMYVQEFGSECSHPNKRCVYISYLDSIKYFRPETKTVTGEALRTFVYHEILIAYLEFCKKRGFVTSYIWACAPLNGEDYILHCHPELQKMPKPEKLRQWYHSLIKKAADEKIVVSHTNLYDRFFIPSGECNSKVTAARLPYFDGDYWSGATEEAIRNIEQERMADTQKKSKKTITKRTLKAMGHTDPSDGSTKDILLMQRMGQSILQTKEDFMIVDMQYVCTHCHEAILSGQRWSCGQCKNFHLCERCHDAERKNCGQDIHISANMERHVLSQVVVEDVLSDTKDDDVISNNNLLENRHTFLSFCEKKHYQFGTLRRAKYSSKMILHHLHNATVLTAGNTCSICHKDAVVDQRWVCEICPEFDVCATCYREKGSACHIHKLTQSSPSANRGTENRKVPKKGFLMRELLDVLQHATTCNPSKIQPCFYPNCLQMKKLLYHADKCTVRATGGCHFCKKAWSGLILHSMNCRKLNCTTPRCMDLKKHAEERRLKN, encoded by the exons ATGAAGTCTTATAAAATCAGCAAGATGGATGTACAGAGATACAATTCAGGGCAAACCCTTGGCCATATATCTAACTACCCGGAGCTGAATCCTTTTTCACCAGGAGGGGATGGTTTACGTCGTCAAGCATTAAAATGCCCAGTAGGCTACTTGAGGGATTGGCGCAAAGGTCCTAAAGTTATCCGCTTTCGTAATTTTGTTAGGAAACTACT TAATGACTACTTAATACGTACCAATTATGGGTTCGGAGAGCTGGTATCTGATTATGCGGCTGTCGTGGAGAACCAGCTATTTATGGAGGCTACTTCTGAG GAGGAGTATGTGAATGTGGAAACATTATCTCTTCGGCTGCAAAGATTACTCAACCTATATGATCCAAACTCTAGTCAACCAGCAGGTTCTGCAGAAACACCTTCTAATTGCTTGGGTGGTGCTATTAGATCTGACTCCATTTGTAATAATGCATTCATAGCTAACAATGCTGATGATGTTAACCTCACAAAAG GGCTCCCTTTTAATGGTGATAAGCAGGGAGATACTAAAAGATTCACTACTTCCAATGAGTTGGACATGCCTTACTCGTTAGGCCTAAGGCAGGCTTCTTCTGATACTGTTCTTCCTCTTGAGGACGCTTCAACATCATTCGCTGCATATTCCAATGCCAATCAAGAGATTCGGAATTACATTTCTGACATATCATCTGATTGTCAGGTTCAACAGCAACATCTTGGCCATG TTGGATGCTCTAAATTCGAAGGTCGTTTGGGGAGTAACCAGAATGCTCAATCGTTGGTTTGTCCATCTACGGAGGGAAACTTTTCAGTGTTTTCCTCCTCTAACTTGCTGATCCCTCAACATTTTCCAACGGATGTTCCTGAAGTCTCCAATATTCTTCCTGGCACAATCTGCAGCCAAGAGATCTCAACTCTTGAGGACATAGTGCAATCTTGTTCCCAGATGATAAAGTCTCAATGTAACCGGAAACAATCCCTTCATCCATTAATGTGGCCTCAGGTTCTTCCAGTACAGTCACAGGGTGCTCAACATTATGCTTCAGATGATCCCAGTGCAGGAAACATTGAAGATATGCCGCCTTCGTCAAAAAGGTTGAAGATGGGTAACATAAATGGAAATAATCATATATTGGTTCCTTCAATTGTTCAACATTGTGTTCCTGGAGGACTTTCATATCAACAGCAACAGTCTGAATCACCTATATCCCTTAATTCTGAGGATATAGTGCAGTCTTGTTCTCAGATGATAAGGTGTCAACATAACAAAAAACGATGCCCTCATCTATTGAAGCGGCCTCAGGTTCCTCCAGAACAGTCACATGGTGCTCAACAGTATGCTTCAGATGGACCCAGTTCAGGAAACATCAAAGATATGCCGCCTGCAGTTGTTCAAAATTGTGTTCCTGAAGGACTTTCGTATCTGCAGCAACAACCTAAATCTCCTGCATTTATTAGTTCTGAGAATATAGTGCAATCTTGCTCCCAGATGATAAAGTCTAAACATAACCGAAAACGGCCAGTTCATCCATATTTGCAGCCTCAGTTTCCTCCTGAACAATCACATGGTGCTCAACAGTATGCTTCAGATGGATCCAGTTCAGGAAATATTGAAGATATCCCGCCTTCGtcaaaaaagttgaaaatggagaacaaaaatgaaaattaccaTCTATTGGCCCCTTCAGTTGTTCAACCTTGTGCTCCTGAAGGGCTTTCATATCTGCAGCAACAATCTGAATCTCCTGTATCTATTAATTCTGAAGTAACGCACGTGGAGATGGAACCAGCAAATAATTCCATACAAGATTCCATGAGGATCAATGATGTTACAAAATCTGATTCTGACATTATCCTTAAACTGAACTCTGAGAGTGTGCCGATTCCTTCTGGGGAAATATTTTCTTGTCATCATATGGAGCAAATAGACCTTACTAGCAGTAGTGAGATTATTGACAATGTGAAAGAAGTTTCTGAAAGAATGGGGTCCAAGAGTTCCCATTTTTTCTCAGAAGGGCTTACAGAGGAAACAGTGAGGACTGACTTCACCCAGACAGATCCAAAACCAGACTCTGATTTGAAGGAAGTAATAAAGCCACAGAATCAAGAAACAAATAGTGTCTTTTTGACAGAACTATTAAAAGAAGAGCCAATCAAGGAACATTTATCGAATCTTGGGCTGAGCATTGATCAG AGTATCTTGATGGAAGAACGAGAAAACAGTGAGAAAGTGTGTCAGTTGTGTGCGTCAGGAAAGCTTTTTTTTGCCCCTGCACCAGTGTTTTGCTCATGCTGTAATGCTCGTCTCAAGCGCGGTGTTAACTATTACTGCACACTGGATGAGCATAGTACACGATATTGTTTTTGTAACTCATGCTATAAGGGGTCTCGAAGAGGAAATATCTCATTTCATGGTATCTGTATTTCAAAGGCAACACTTGGTAGAAAGAAGAACGATGAGGAAACTGAAGAACCG TGGGTTCAATGTGATAAATGCAAGGGCTGGCAACATCAGATATGTGCTGTCTTGAATGATAATAGTGCTTTGGAAGGCAAAGTTGAGAACACATGTCTCAAATGCTTGTTAAAAGAAACAGAATATGGGGAGCTCAAGAACTTACCAAAGAGTTATATTTTCAGTGCAAAAGATCTGCCAACTACCATGCTTAGCGACCATATAGAACAAAGACTCTTTAGGCGCCTCAtgcaagagagagaagagagagcaaagGTCCAAGAAAAAGAGTTTTCTGAG GCTCCAGGAGCAGAAGATCTTGTTGTGAGAGAAATTTTATCCgttaaaaaaacattaaaagtgAAGCAGAAGTTTTTGGATCTCTTTCATGACGAGAATTACCCTGCTGAATTCCCATACAAATCAAAG GTTATTCTTTTGTTTCAGAAGATTGAAGGAGTAGATGTATGCCTTTTTGGAATGTATGTGCAGGAGTTCGGCTCAGAATGTAGTCACCCAAATAAGCGTTGTGTTTATATCTCATATCTGGATTCTATTAAGTACTTCAGGCCAGAGACAAAAACCGTGACTGGAGAAGCTCTTCGTACGTTTGTTTATCATGAAATATTG ATAGCTTACCTTGAGTTTTGTAAGAAACGAGGTTTTGTTACCTCCTATATATGGGCGTGTGCCCCTTTAAACGGTGAAGATTATATTTTACACTGCCATCCAGAATTGCAGAAAATGCCCAAGCCTGAGAAGCTGCGGCaatg GTATCATTCGTTGATAAAAAAGGCAGCTGATGAAAAAATTGTGGTCAGTCACACTAATTTATATGATCGTTTTTTTATCCCCAGTGGGGAATGTAACTCCAAGGTAACGGCAGCTCGTTTGCCATATTTTGATGGTGACTATTGGTCTGGTGCAACTGAGGAGGCGATCAGGAATATTGAACAAGAAAGAATGGCAGACACacaaaagaaatcaaagaaaacaATAACAAAGAGAACTTTAAAAGCCATGGGCCATACAGATCCTTCTGATGGCTCTACCAAGGATATTCTACTGATGCAAAGA ATGGGGCAAAGCATTTTGCAGACTAAGGAGGACTTTATGATTGTCGACATGCAGTATGTTTGCACTCACTGTCATGAAGCAATATTATCTGGACAACGCTGGTCCTGTGGTCAGTGCAAAAATTTTCACCTCTGTGAAAG ATGCCATGATGCTGAGCGCAAAAATTGTGGACAGGACATTCACATCTCAGCCAACATGGAACGACATGTGCTTTCTCAG GTTGTGGTGGAGGATGTGCTTTCTGATACCAAGGATGATGATGTTATTTCGAACAACAATTTACTTGAAAATAGGCATACTTTCTTGAGCTTTTGTGAGAAAAAGCATTATCAGTTTGGCACACTTCGCCGGGCCAAGTATTCCTCAAAAATGATTCTGCATCATCTCCATAATGCTACTGTGCTAACTGCTGGGAACACATGCAGTATTTGCCATAAGGATGCTGTGGTTGATCAGAGATGGGTGTGTGAAATATGTCCAGAGTTTGATGTTTGTGCAACATGCTATCGAGAGAAAGGAAGCGCTTGTCACATTCATAAGCTGACTCAAAGTTCTCCCTCAGCTAACCGTGGGACAGAGAATCGAAAGGTGCCAAAAAAAGGATTTCTG ATGAGGGAACTGCTGGACGTTTTACAGCATGCAACAACATGTAACCCAAGCAAGATTCAACCTTGCTTTTACCCGAACTGCCTCCAGATGAAGAAGCTATTATACCATGCAGATAAGTGCACTGTTCGGGCTACTGGAGGTTGTCACTTCTGTAAGAAGGCATGGAGCGGATTGATTCTGCATTCGATGAACTGTAGAAAACTAAATTGTACCACACCACGTTGCAT GGATCTGAAGAAGCATGCAGAAGAGCGTCGGTTGAAGAATTAG
- the LOC103442866 gene encoding histone acetyltransferase HAC1-like isoform X4 — MKSYKISKMDVQRYNSGQTLGHISNYPELNPFSPGGDGLRRQALKCPVGYLRDWRKGPKVIRFRNFVRKLLNDYLIRTNYGFGELVSDYAAVVENQLFMEATSEEEYVNVETLSLRLQRLLNLYDPNSSQPAGSAETPSNCLGGAIRSDSICNNAFIANNADDVNLTKGLPFNGDKQGDTKRFTTSNELDMPYSLGLRQASSDTVLPLEDASTSFAAYSNANQEIRNYISDISSDCQVQQQHLGHGRLGSNQNAQSLVCPSTEGNFSVFSSSNLLIPQHFPTDVPEVSNILPGTICSQEISTLEDIVQSCSQMIKSQCNRKQSLHPLMWPQVLPVQSQGAQHYASDDPSAGNIEDMPPSSKRLKMGNINGNNHILVPSIVQHCVPGGLSYQQQQSESPISLNSEDIVQSCSQMIRCQHNKKRCPHLLKRPQVPPEQSHGAQQYASDGPSSGNIKDMPPAVVQNCVPEGLSYLQQQPKSPAFISSENIVQSCSQMIKSKHNRKRPVHPYLQPQFPPEQSHGAQQYASDGSSSGNIEDIPPSSKKLKMENKNENYHLLAPSVVQPCAPEGLSYLQQQSESPVSINSEVTHVEMEPANNSIQDSMRINDVTKSDSDIILKLNSESVPIPSGEIFSCHHMEQIDLTSSSEIIDNVKEVSERMGSKSSHFFSEGLTEETVRTDFTQTDPKPDSDLKEVIKPQNQETNSVFLTELLKEEPIKEHLSNLGLSIDQSILMEERENSEKVCQLCASGKLFFAPAPVFCSCCNARLKRGVNYYCTLDEHSTRYCFCNSCYKGSRRGNISFHGICISKATLGRKKNDEETEEPWVQCDKCKGWQHQICAVLNDNSALEGKVENTCLKCLLKETEYGELKNLPKSYIFSAKDLPTTMLSDHIEQRLFRRLMQEREERAKVQEKEFSEAPGAEDLVVREILSVKKTLKVKQKFLDLFHDENYPAEFPYKSKVILLFQKIEGVDVCLFGMYVQEFGSECSHPNKRCVYISYLDSIKYFRPETKTVTGEALRTFVYHEILIAYLEFCKKRGFVTSYIWACAPLNGEDYILHCHPELQKMPKPEKLRQWYHSLIKKAADEKIVVSHTNLYDRFFIPSGECNSKVTAARLPYFDGDYWSGATEEAIRNIEQERMADTQKKSKKTITKRTLKAMGHTDPSDGSTKDILLMQRMGQSILQTKEDFMIVDMQYVCTHCHEAILSGQRWSCGQCKNFHLCERCHDAERKNCGQDIHISANMERHVLSQVVVEDVLSDTKDDDVISNNNLLENRHTFLSFCEKKHYQFGTLRRAKYSSKMILHHLHNATVLTAGNTCSICHKDAVVDQRWVCEICPEFDVCATCYREKGSACHIHKLTQSSPSANRGTENRKMRELLDVLQHATTCNPSKIQPCFYPNCLQMKKLLYHADKCTVRATGGCHFCKKAWSGLILHSMNCRKLNCTTPRCMDLKKHAEERRLKN, encoded by the exons ATGAAGTCTTATAAAATCAGCAAGATGGATGTACAGAGATACAATTCAGGGCAAACCCTTGGCCATATATCTAACTACCCGGAGCTGAATCCTTTTTCACCAGGAGGGGATGGTTTACGTCGTCAAGCATTAAAATGCCCAGTAGGCTACTTGAGGGATTGGCGCAAAGGTCCTAAAGTTATCCGCTTTCGTAATTTTGTTAGGAAACTACT TAATGACTACTTAATACGTACCAATTATGGGTTCGGAGAGCTGGTATCTGATTATGCGGCTGTCGTGGAGAACCAGCTATTTATGGAGGCTACTTCTGAG GAGGAGTATGTGAATGTGGAAACATTATCTCTTCGGCTGCAAAGATTACTCAACCTATATGATCCAAACTCTAGTCAACCAGCAGGTTCTGCAGAAACACCTTCTAATTGCTTGGGTGGTGCTATTAGATCTGACTCCATTTGTAATAATGCATTCATAGCTAACAATGCTGATGATGTTAACCTCACAAAAG GGCTCCCTTTTAATGGTGATAAGCAGGGAGATACTAAAAGATTCACTACTTCCAATGAGTTGGACATGCCTTACTCGTTAGGCCTAAGGCAGGCTTCTTCTGATACTGTTCTTCCTCTTGAGGACGCTTCAACATCATTCGCTGCATATTCCAATGCCAATCAAGAGATTCGGAATTACATTTCTGACATATCATCTGATTGTCAGGTTCAACAGCAACATCTTGGCCATG GTCGTTTGGGGAGTAACCAGAATGCTCAATCGTTGGTTTGTCCATCTACGGAGGGAAACTTTTCAGTGTTTTCCTCCTCTAACTTGCTGATCCCTCAACATTTTCCAACGGATGTTCCTGAAGTCTCCAATATTCTTCCTGGCACAATCTGCAGCCAAGAGATCTCAACTCTTGAGGACATAGTGCAATCTTGTTCCCAGATGATAAAGTCTCAATGTAACCGGAAACAATCCCTTCATCCATTAATGTGGCCTCAGGTTCTTCCAGTACAGTCACAGGGTGCTCAACATTATGCTTCAGATGATCCCAGTGCAGGAAACATTGAAGATATGCCGCCTTCGTCAAAAAGGTTGAAGATGGGTAACATAAATGGAAATAATCATATATTGGTTCCTTCAATTGTTCAACATTGTGTTCCTGGAGGACTTTCATATCAACAGCAACAGTCTGAATCACCTATATCCCTTAATTCTGAGGATATAGTGCAGTCTTGTTCTCAGATGATAAGGTGTCAACATAACAAAAAACGATGCCCTCATCTATTGAAGCGGCCTCAGGTTCCTCCAGAACAGTCACATGGTGCTCAACAGTATGCTTCAGATGGACCCAGTTCAGGAAACATCAAAGATATGCCGCCTGCAGTTGTTCAAAATTGTGTTCCTGAAGGACTTTCGTATCTGCAGCAACAACCTAAATCTCCTGCATTTATTAGTTCTGAGAATATAGTGCAATCTTGCTCCCAGATGATAAAGTCTAAACATAACCGAAAACGGCCAGTTCATCCATATTTGCAGCCTCAGTTTCCTCCTGAACAATCACATGGTGCTCAACAGTATGCTTCAGATGGATCCAGTTCAGGAAATATTGAAGATATCCCGCCTTCGtcaaaaaagttgaaaatggagaacaaaaatgaaaattaccaTCTATTGGCCCCTTCAGTTGTTCAACCTTGTGCTCCTGAAGGGCTTTCATATCTGCAGCAACAATCTGAATCTCCTGTATCTATTAATTCTGAAGTAACGCACGTGGAGATGGAACCAGCAAATAATTCCATACAAGATTCCATGAGGATCAATGATGTTACAAAATCTGATTCTGACATTATCCTTAAACTGAACTCTGAGAGTGTGCCGATTCCTTCTGGGGAAATATTTTCTTGTCATCATATGGAGCAAATAGACCTTACTAGCAGTAGTGAGATTATTGACAATGTGAAAGAAGTTTCTGAAAGAATGGGGTCCAAGAGTTCCCATTTTTTCTCAGAAGGGCTTACAGAGGAAACAGTGAGGACTGACTTCACCCAGACAGATCCAAAACCAGACTCTGATTTGAAGGAAGTAATAAAGCCACAGAATCAAGAAACAAATAGTGTCTTTTTGACAGAACTATTAAAAGAAGAGCCAATCAAGGAACATTTATCGAATCTTGGGCTGAGCATTGATCAG AGTATCTTGATGGAAGAACGAGAAAACAGTGAGAAAGTGTGTCAGTTGTGTGCGTCAGGAAAGCTTTTTTTTGCCCCTGCACCAGTGTTTTGCTCATGCTGTAATGCTCGTCTCAAGCGCGGTGTTAACTATTACTGCACACTGGATGAGCATAGTACACGATATTGTTTTTGTAACTCATGCTATAAGGGGTCTCGAAGAGGAAATATCTCATTTCATGGTATCTGTATTTCAAAGGCAACACTTGGTAGAAAGAAGAACGATGAGGAAACTGAAGAACCG TGGGTTCAATGTGATAAATGCAAGGGCTGGCAACATCAGATATGTGCTGTCTTGAATGATAATAGTGCTTTGGAAGGCAAAGTTGAGAACACATGTCTCAAATGCTTGTTAAAAGAAACAGAATATGGGGAGCTCAAGAACTTACCAAAGAGTTATATTTTCAGTGCAAAAGATCTGCCAACTACCATGCTTAGCGACCATATAGAACAAAGACTCTTTAGGCGCCTCAtgcaagagagagaagagagagcaaagGTCCAAGAAAAAGAGTTTTCTGAG GCTCCAGGAGCAGAAGATCTTGTTGTGAGAGAAATTTTATCCgttaaaaaaacattaaaagtgAAGCAGAAGTTTTTGGATCTCTTTCATGACGAGAATTACCCTGCTGAATTCCCATACAAATCAAAG GTTATTCTTTTGTTTCAGAAGATTGAAGGAGTAGATGTATGCCTTTTTGGAATGTATGTGCAGGAGTTCGGCTCAGAATGTAGTCACCCAAATAAGCGTTGTGTTTATATCTCATATCTGGATTCTATTAAGTACTTCAGGCCAGAGACAAAAACCGTGACTGGAGAAGCTCTTCGTACGTTTGTTTATCATGAAATATTG ATAGCTTACCTTGAGTTTTGTAAGAAACGAGGTTTTGTTACCTCCTATATATGGGCGTGTGCCCCTTTAAACGGTGAAGATTATATTTTACACTGCCATCCAGAATTGCAGAAAATGCCCAAGCCTGAGAAGCTGCGGCaatg GTATCATTCGTTGATAAAAAAGGCAGCTGATGAAAAAATTGTGGTCAGTCACACTAATTTATATGATCGTTTTTTTATCCCCAGTGGGGAATGTAACTCCAAGGTAACGGCAGCTCGTTTGCCATATTTTGATGGTGACTATTGGTCTGGTGCAACTGAGGAGGCGATCAGGAATATTGAACAAGAAAGAATGGCAGACACacaaaagaaatcaaagaaaacaATAACAAAGAGAACTTTAAAAGCCATGGGCCATACAGATCCTTCTGATGGCTCTACCAAGGATATTCTACTGATGCAAAGA ATGGGGCAAAGCATTTTGCAGACTAAGGAGGACTTTATGATTGTCGACATGCAGTATGTTTGCACTCACTGTCATGAAGCAATATTATCTGGACAACGCTGGTCCTGTGGTCAGTGCAAAAATTTTCACCTCTGTGAAAG ATGCCATGATGCTGAGCGCAAAAATTGTGGACAGGACATTCACATCTCAGCCAACATGGAACGACATGTGCTTTCTCAG GTTGTGGTGGAGGATGTGCTTTCTGATACCAAGGATGATGATGTTATTTCGAACAACAATTTACTTGAAAATAGGCATACTTTCTTGAGCTTTTGTGAGAAAAAGCATTATCAGTTTGGCACACTTCGCCGGGCCAAGTATTCCTCAAAAATGATTCTGCATCATCTCCATAATGCTACTGTGCTAACTGCTGGGAACACATGCAGTATTTGCCATAAGGATGCTGTGGTTGATCAGAGATGGGTGTGTGAAATATGTCCAGAGTTTGATGTTTGTGCAACATGCTATCGAGAGAAAGGAAGCGCTTGTCACATTCATAAGCTGACTCAAAGTTCTCCCTCAGCTAACCGTGGGACAGAGAATCGAAAG ATGAGGGAACTGCTGGACGTTTTACAGCATGCAACAACATGTAACCCAAGCAAGATTCAACCTTGCTTTTACCCGAACTGCCTCCAGATGAAGAAGCTATTATACCATGCAGATAAGTGCACTGTTCGGGCTACTGGAGGTTGTCACTTCTGTAAGAAGGCATGGAGCGGATTGATTCTGCATTCGATGAACTGTAGAAAACTAAATTGTACCACACCACGTTGCAT GGATCTGAAGAAGCATGCAGAAGAGCGTCGGTTGAAGAATTAG